The Candidatus Wallbacteria bacterium genomic sequence TGCTGCCGGACAGTCCTGATGCCGATGCATTGGCTGATGAATACCTCAAACATGGAGTTGTCGGTCCCGGTAGTCGTGCAGATGCATTGCATATAGCTCTAGCAACGATCGGGAAAGTGGATGTGTTAGTCAGCTGGAATTTCAAGCATATAGTCAATCTCGGCAGGATACGCATGTTCAATGCCGTGAATTTGCAGCAAGGCTATGGTTTGATGGAAATCCGTTCTCCCAGGGAGGTTCTGTGCGATGAAAAAGACATTTGACGCTGTTGAATGGATGAGAAAACGACGGGAAGAAATTGATCGCGAAGACAGTGGGTTGACATGGGCCGAAAAGTGCCGCAAAACCCGCGAAATTTTGGAATCTGATCCTGGATTCAAGGATATTATCAATCACCTGGAATCCAAGAAACCTATCCGTGCCGCTTAATGGAGAAACCGGGAATGGGAGAAAAGCTGACTTTATTCGAACTTCCGATTTCAGCTCAAATGTGGACGAGAAAAATTGCATAAGGATATAACTAAGCACCTTGGTCCTTTGGTGCCTTCCATAAATTGACAGACCGGCGGATTGTTTGAAATAATCATCTCAATAAAAAAATTCCAGGGAGGATTTGTGAACAACGCTTATATAGTCTCAGCAGTCAGAACTGCGATCGGGAATTTCGGCGGATCCCTTGCCGGCTTCAGCGCGGTTCAGCTCGGCACCATCGCCGCAAAGGAAGCCCTGAAGCGGGGAAACCTCAACCCGGCTGATGTGGACGAAGTGCTGATGGGCTGCATTCTCCAGGCCTCACTTGGGCAGAACGTGGCCAGGCAGGTGCAGATAGGCGCAGGAATACCGGTGGAAAAGACAGCCATGACCATCAACATGCTCTGCGGTTCAGGGCTGAGATCAGTGGCCATGGCTGCCCAGGCGGTCAAGGCTGGGGACGCTGAGCTGATCATTGCCGGCGGCACTGAGAGCATGAGCAATTCCCCCTATTACCTCACCACCAACCGCTTCGGCGCCAAGATGGGGCATCAGACCATCCAGGATTCGATGATCATGGACGGACTGACCGATGTTTTCAACAATTACCACATGGGCATCACTGCGGAAAACATCGCTGAAAAATATAAAATAACCAGACAGGAGCAGGATGCATTCGCCTGCGCTTCCCAGAATAAGGCCGAGGCAGCCATCAAGGCCGGCAGATACCAGGATGAAATAGTAGCTGTCGCCATACCCCAGAAAAAGGGCGACCCGATCCAGTTCAGCCAAGACGAATTCCCCAGATTCGGCTGCACTGTCGAGGGGCTTGCCAAATTGAAGCCTGCTTTCAAGAAAGACGGCACAGTCACCGCAGCCAACGCTTCAGGAATCAATGACGGAGCAGCGGCTGTGGCAGTCTGTTCCGAGAATTATCTGAAAAAGAACAATCTCAAGCCCATGGCCAGGATCGTCGCCTATGCCTACAGCGGAGTCGATCCTTCGGTGATGGGGCTTGGACCCGTGGGAGCGGTACGCGCCACTCTGGACAGAGCGGGCTGGAAAATTTCCGACCTTGAGCTGATCGAAGCCAATGAAGCCTTTGCGGTGCAGTCGATTGCCGTCGGCCGCGACCTCGGCTGGGACATATCCAGAGTCAATGTGAACGGCGGGGCAATAGCCCTCGGGCATCCGATCGGAGCTTCAGGCGACAGGATCCTGGTGACCCTGCTCTACGAGATGAAAAAGAGAAATCTGCGGAAAGGCCTGGCTACTCTCTGCATCGGCGGAGGCATGGGAATTGCTGTGGCAGTAGAAGCTGCCTGAGATCGACTTTTTCAGTTCATCCCGACTCACCGGATTGGTGAGTGGTAATTTATTTTTTTATTGACTTCAGATATACCCTGACATACATTATTTACACCTTAAGAAGTATGGGGAAATTATTACAGAATTCTTCATTATTTTCTTTTCTTCTCCCGACAGTTCAGTTTCATTCAAAATATCATTACTTAAGAGGCATTTACAGAATTTTAATTTTCAAGA encodes the following:
- a CDS encoding PIN domain protein codes for the protein MKLLQVYVDASVIGGCVDDEFALFSRKLWDKFIKGEMIQVLSEHTLRELQGAPEKVRVLLLEIPSQYQFVLPDSPDADALADEYLKHGVVGPGSRADALHIALATIGKVDVLVSWNFKHIVNLGRIRMFNAVNLQQGYGLMEIRSPREVLCDEKDI
- a CDS encoding acetyl-CoA C-acetyltransferase, which gives rise to MNNAYIVSAVRTAIGNFGGSLAGFSAVQLGTIAAKEALKRGNLNPADVDEVLMGCILQASLGQNVARQVQIGAGIPVEKTAMTINMLCGSGLRSVAMAAQAVKAGDAELIIAGGTESMSNSPYYLTTNRFGAKMGHQTIQDSMIMDGLTDVFNNYHMGITAENIAEKYKITRQEQDAFACASQNKAEAAIKAGRYQDEIVAVAIPQKKGDPIQFSQDEFPRFGCTVEGLAKLKPAFKKDGTVTAANASGINDGAAAVAVCSENYLKKNNLKPMARIVAYAYSGVDPSVMGLGPVGAVRATLDRAGWKISDLELIEANEAFAVQSIAVGRDLGWDISRVNVNGGAIALGHPIGASGDRILVTLLYEMKKRNLRKGLATLCIGGGMGIAVAVEAA